Proteins encoded together in one Terriglobus saanensis SP1PR4 window:
- a CDS encoding tetratricopeptide repeat protein has protein sequence MDVPRQTATGEQPRYSELQPLIFQSLCKEILQADPQYRNVQEYGVSGQAQKGIDILAERLASSGLTVGQCKRYQTLTDGQVSGAIKEFLKHKTYWKKEGVDTFILFVSCDARNTKVQAEFLRQRKRLRNLGISFELWSDTTITGKLRSHRGIVSDYLGHDWPTILCGGSLPFQPPVSSHFTQVFVAQFDRISTHYADAVERDLEVARESWRAGNRREAQEAVERYRQPQAWDLLAGLAKASVCRTEAQIALEDGEVVQARRLLDEARSHNPDLTPRLEALVLRAENRRKEAQLLLQASLDVENISLYAALSLELGEVDETLAKLVGLAETSDTHRLRALAYLLKGERGSASDEIEKAIEISPSWTVNRHAAAIVDYYRCLSPQRPLAELPPWPEPSDWGHIKTDDESRARLAKSAVTFRTLQDEPNTSLAYARLLRTWELACIASDPARRDDANQRCEEILSQDPANAPCVVWAKSRRLDVDTTRARSILEQNAHAQDGGGEATIVLLICLIEERDLPAAKALLEEKRDQFTQIGHESLWRFWHDQVAAMNAEVEVQEDFTLDNLFTKTSLRAHLRTTGDAEPLLRHLETEHAKGETDATFELCATYAELGRWSEALPLTDTLLAAMETTEALRICCTVLFQNGQYSKCAKAIEENRSRFPSSRLPVSFIQMKIGAQERSGEVISAIRSAEDALSVDGNRINYLNLANLYLESGDFTALTQLASRHERFPDLSNEDTLRLSARLATVSPMVGTSLWKRAVKSGVSDDLLGVVVNIGFNLGLDSELGEFMQRMTTLPEERGFRRVDFQQLLAHAESRNQIANRTYQQYRLASACLYVAVDAFGNQLSTWYGRRLEDNRSDLSSQHPTYARHGWRSRRESVTPSPGRLCADLTSLLLAHHLGILPLIVESFRPIRIPHGSVLALASMREAVGSHQPVRVAALRGVQDAIGNRTITVCAVGPVSGIVIDYPPADLGIESDTIRPLPTPVISPKVVIDNLLGLGRLPAGRAAAVITALGTTPQDGGVPVTLGVGAALVIGLTLLESFSEANVLTEVCKTFRVQITEEDAILLSNELAGYQRAAEDAASLAQLIERINKGLEVKDFQLLPVLDDSLQDQNGSADDRRSLVRRCVIDLLRYSGDKSHLLWIDDRALNATAHHDGVRIVDSVDILSGLHSSGSLKDEAFFRYLNQYRASGLRFLSLRSDELVFWLHQASSATDEFTESYELRVVRLNHARALHDASALRTSPSMENQSLEWPFLLNSATAVADAMRDIWKTDGSKRIREQQCAWLTDNLLLMDRGRTNTGIQLSPEADLSIEAITLAELTVTACGTFDYSDKGREARREYLSWVYYRVLHPRFEADEQLREATLEQMTQMLLSMRPKEPKAKKVLAALSLVVHTWIDDLPEEIGTRFIMDNGLMNRFGVSVIGMVSVGKLRFKSDQFWRAVRDVVRTKKAIGLDAARIFTQVRDGFSVLAVENLATGEVIVWDEAPLELLSSVQAQQSGAMAAIRSSFDLSDSEFDTLKQKIRKGDGEEILQYVATLRNLSANHFYQALDWKLGNHASVTGDDLIPKDERLLTRYLRLDEDADASATSERIEGGSVMLASLTLQSALERLIMLPKNLEAAALERLEEQPQSERRSIFRRLAKRSHGNPVSLAHFIRLLYHFGLENRAYVRWADRLVRKLLSVNGSPELGAMLQMLTIVERELSQHPSFPGQSSRIRLLMIWSHVSQLQRIFVGRKVDMNWIQTNFGKGWNRLPAELYGDQSEYWRDVSHPSRLEPTRLLAALVYYATQNGARLRSEVQESLKTSIGTQSGNFIDLLFDATHEPDAIGSILSESMGWLEGLDEDTRSLCLAARHPDTPRQIAENLLNGGDPLLWVHLQSVVKSGIIPDDARTDIRILLQTVDLAALYATNPNVAPLALAFAATHARELGQDVVEKVRRELLQVIEDSKRDADLARAMKVDDMVLSAALYLYRGADLGESPFRSIGELWLELVQASPRCAELCRGMADRLIEALPNADSRHLWKLQVYLRSIKTDPEINLGTDLALPSSSRD, from the coding sequence ATGGATGTGCCACGGCAAACCGCGACTGGTGAACAACCCCGTTATTCGGAGTTACAACCATTGATATTTCAGAGTCTCTGCAAAGAGATTCTGCAAGCGGACCCTCAGTACCGCAATGTACAAGAGTACGGCGTCTCCGGGCAGGCTCAGAAAGGTATCGACATCCTTGCTGAACGTCTGGCTTCATCCGGCCTTACGGTTGGCCAGTGCAAACGCTACCAGACGCTAACGGATGGACAAGTCTCTGGCGCAATCAAGGAATTCCTGAAACACAAAACGTATTGGAAGAAAGAAGGGGTCGATACCTTCATCCTCTTCGTGTCCTGCGATGCCAGAAATACGAAAGTACAGGCCGAATTTCTACGTCAAAGGAAAAGGCTTCGGAACTTAGGGATTTCATTTGAGCTTTGGTCAGATACGACCATTACGGGGAAACTCAGGTCTCATCGAGGCATTGTTAGTGACTATCTTGGCCACGACTGGCCGACCATTCTTTGCGGCGGCAGCCTGCCATTCCAGCCACCCGTTTCATCCCATTTCACGCAGGTGTTTGTAGCGCAGTTCGATAGAATCTCGACGCATTACGCTGACGCGGTCGAGCGAGACCTAGAAGTCGCAAGAGAGAGTTGGCGGGCTGGAAATCGGCGGGAAGCGCAAGAGGCTGTCGAACGGTACAGGCAGCCGCAAGCGTGGGATTTGTTGGCTGGTTTAGCCAAGGCATCCGTCTGCCGCACAGAGGCCCAGATCGCCCTTGAAGACGGCGAAGTTGTACAGGCAAGAAGGCTTCTGGACGAAGCTAGATCTCACAATCCAGATCTCACACCTCGCCTTGAGGCATTGGTGCTGCGTGCCGAAAACCGCCGCAAAGAAGCTCAGCTTCTACTTCAAGCCTCTTTGGACGTTGAGAATATCTCGCTCTACGCAGCACTTTCACTAGAACTGGGCGAAGTAGATGAGACGCTCGCAAAACTGGTCGGGCTCGCTGAAACAAGTGACACCCACAGACTCCGCGCGTTGGCCTACTTGCTCAAGGGGGAACGCGGCTCCGCCTCTGACGAGATTGAGAAGGCGATCGAGATCTCACCTTCCTGGACTGTCAATCGGCATGCGGCAGCAATCGTCGACTACTACAGATGCCTTTCTCCCCAACGCCCTCTGGCGGAACTGCCTCCTTGGCCAGAACCGTCCGACTGGGGTCATATCAAGACAGATGACGAGAGCCGCGCGCGTCTCGCCAAGTCCGCAGTTACTTTCCGGACGCTTCAAGATGAACCGAACACCAGTCTCGCCTACGCTCGCCTCCTCAGGACATGGGAGCTCGCTTGCATCGCTTCCGATCCCGCCCGACGCGATGATGCAAATCAGCGCTGCGAGGAGATTCTAAGCCAAGACCCAGCCAATGCCCCCTGCGTCGTGTGGGCCAAATCAAGAAGGCTAGATGTCGATACCACACGGGCCAGATCGATATTGGAGCAGAATGCGCATGCCCAAGATGGCGGAGGAGAAGCAACGATCGTTCTCCTCATTTGCCTCATCGAAGAGCGCGACCTTCCAGCTGCTAAAGCATTGCTTGAAGAGAAGAGAGATCAATTCACTCAAATCGGGCACGAAAGCCTCTGGAGGTTCTGGCACGATCAAGTCGCAGCAATGAATGCGGAAGTTGAAGTCCAAGAGGATTTCACTCTGGATAACCTGTTCACAAAAACTTCACTCCGGGCCCACTTGCGCACAACCGGGGATGCAGAGCCGCTCCTGAGGCATCTCGAAACCGAACATGCGAAAGGCGAGACGGATGCAACATTCGAATTGTGTGCCACGTACGCTGAGCTAGGAAGATGGTCGGAGGCTCTGCCTCTAACGGACACATTGCTAGCGGCCATGGAGACGACGGAAGCCCTGCGAATTTGTTGCACCGTCTTGTTCCAGAACGGTCAATATTCGAAGTGTGCTAAGGCCATAGAGGAGAACCGATCACGCTTTCCGTCATCACGACTTCCCGTGTCGTTCATCCAGATGAAGATTGGGGCTCAAGAGCGCTCGGGGGAAGTAATTTCAGCGATTCGCTCGGCCGAAGATGCCCTCTCTGTCGACGGCAATCGCATCAACTATCTCAACCTCGCCAATCTCTATCTGGAGTCGGGCGACTTCACCGCGCTTACACAGCTTGCATCCAGGCATGAACGATTCCCAGATCTATCGAATGAAGACACCCTCAGGCTGAGCGCAAGACTAGCGACCGTTAGCCCAATGGTTGGGACTTCGCTCTGGAAGCGTGCCGTGAAGTCAGGTGTGAGCGACGACCTTCTAGGAGTCGTCGTCAATATCGGATTTAACCTCGGCCTAGATTCCGAGCTCGGAGAATTCATGCAACGCATGACAACTCTTCCGGAAGAACGAGGATTTCGGCGGGTCGACTTTCAGCAGCTCCTCGCTCACGCTGAATCGCGAAATCAGATTGCGAATAGGACCTACCAACAGTACCGATTAGCGTCAGCCTGCCTCTATGTCGCAGTCGATGCTTTTGGAAACCAGCTTTCAACCTGGTATGGGCGACGCCTGGAAGACAACCGATCCGACCTCTCAAGTCAGCACCCTACATACGCCAGACATGGTTGGCGTTCGAGACGAGAGTCGGTCACCCCGTCCCCTGGAAGACTGTGTGCCGACTTGACGTCTCTTCTGCTGGCACACCATCTAGGCATCCTGCCCCTTATAGTCGAGTCGTTTCGTCCTATTCGCATTCCTCATGGAAGCGTTCTGGCCCTTGCCTCGATGCGAGAAGCCGTTGGCAGTCACCAGCCTGTGCGCGTCGCGGCGCTTCGCGGTGTTCAGGATGCAATTGGCAACCGTACGATCACAGTCTGCGCTGTCGGTCCGGTATCAGGGATTGTTATCGACTATCCGCCAGCCGACCTTGGAATTGAGTCCGATACGATACGACCGTTGCCGACACCAGTCATCTCGCCCAAGGTAGTGATCGACAACCTCCTCGGGCTCGGCAGGCTTCCCGCAGGGAGAGCGGCGGCGGTAATCACTGCTCTTGGGACCACTCCTCAGGACGGCGGCGTACCTGTGACACTCGGAGTCGGGGCGGCTCTGGTCATCGGTCTCACGCTATTAGAGTCGTTCTCGGAAGCGAATGTCTTGACCGAGGTTTGTAAGACATTCCGCGTTCAGATTACTGAGGAGGATGCAATCCTTCTGAGCAATGAACTGGCGGGGTATCAACGAGCGGCAGAGGATGCAGCCTCTCTTGCGCAGTTGATCGAGAGAATCAACAAGGGCCTGGAGGTCAAGGACTTTCAACTGCTTCCGGTTCTGGATGATTCCTTGCAGGATCAGAACGGATCGGCTGACGACCGGAGGTCACTCGTCAGGCGGTGCGTCATTGATCTCCTTCGCTACAGCGGGGATAAAAGCCATCTGTTATGGATCGATGACCGAGCACTGAACGCGACCGCCCATCACGACGGCGTCAGGATTGTCGATTCCGTCGATATCCTCTCCGGCCTACATTCCTCCGGCTCATTGAAGGATGAAGCATTCTTCAGATACCTGAATCAATATCGCGCATCGGGGCTCCGCTTCCTGTCCCTCAGATCCGATGAACTCGTCTTCTGGCTACACCAAGCCTCATCTGCTACTGACGAATTCACCGAATCCTATGAACTTCGCGTCGTGCGATTGAACCATGCAAGAGCTCTCCACGACGCTTCTGCGTTGCGAACATCTCCCTCGATGGAAAACCAAAGCCTCGAATGGCCATTCCTCTTGAATTCAGCGACCGCGGTCGCTGACGCAATGCGCGACATCTGGAAGACCGATGGATCGAAACGGATACGGGAACAACAATGCGCGTGGCTCACAGACAATCTCTTACTCATGGATCGCGGTCGTACCAACACCGGAATTCAGCTGAGCCCCGAGGCAGATCTCTCAATTGAAGCGATCACCCTTGCGGAGCTAACGGTGACAGCATGCGGGACATTCGACTATTCCGATAAAGGGAGAGAGGCGAGACGTGAATATCTGTCATGGGTCTACTACCGCGTGCTGCATCCGAGGTTTGAGGCAGACGAACAATTGAGAGAGGCCACTTTGGAACAAATGACCCAAATGCTTCTCTCGATGCGACCGAAAGAACCCAAGGCCAAGAAGGTGCTCGCGGCGCTATCGCTTGTCGTCCATACCTGGATCGACGATCTCCCGGAAGAAATCGGCACGCGATTCATCATGGATAACGGCCTGATGAATCGATTTGGGGTGTCAGTGATCGGCATGGTGTCGGTCGGGAAATTGCGCTTCAAATCGGACCAGTTCTGGCGTGCCGTTCGTGACGTAGTTCGGACGAAGAAGGCAATTGGGCTAGACGCAGCAAGGATTTTCACTCAGGTGAGAGATGGCTTTTCCGTTCTAGCAGTTGAAAATCTTGCAACAGGCGAGGTGATCGTCTGGGACGAAGCTCCTCTAGAACTCCTGTCTTCGGTGCAAGCGCAGCAGAGCGGTGCGATGGCAGCCATCAGAAGCTCTTTTGATCTATCAGACTCAGAGTTTGACACGTTGAAGCAAAAAATTCGCAAGGGTGACGGAGAAGAGATCCTGCAATACGTGGCGACGCTCCGAAATCTGAGTGCAAACCACTTCTATCAAGCCCTCGACTGGAAGTTAGGAAACCATGCTTCTGTCACTGGAGACGACTTGATCCCAAAGGATGAGCGCCTCCTGACTCGGTACCTTCGTCTCGACGAGGATGCAGATGCGAGCGCGACTTCCGAACGTATTGAGGGTGGTTCGGTAATGCTGGCGAGTCTTACTCTGCAGTCGGCATTGGAGCGCCTGATCATGCTTCCAAAGAACCTCGAAGCTGCAGCCCTTGAAAGACTTGAGGAGCAACCGCAGAGTGAGCGGCGTTCGATCTTCAGACGGTTGGCGAAACGCTCCCACGGAAATCCTGTATCTCTCGCCCACTTCATTCGCCTGCTATATCACTTCGGCTTGGAGAATCGAGCCTACGTACGATGGGCAGATCGTCTAGTTCGCAAACTGCTCTCAGTCAACGGTAGTCCTGAGCTTGGCGCGATGCTTCAGATGCTGACAATTGTTGAACGCGAACTTTCGCAACACCCATCGTTTCCGGGTCAATCCAGCCGAATCCGACTCCTGATGATTTGGTCACATGTATCCCAACTGCAACGGATCTTCGTTGGCCGCAAAGTTGATATGAATTGGATCCAGACAAATTTCGGAAAGGGTTGGAATCGACTGCCCGCCGAACTCTATGGAGATCAATCTGAATACTGGAGAGATGTATCGCATCCCTCGAGGCTTGAACCAACCCGACTGCTCGCCGCCTTGGTGTACTACGCCACACAAAACGGGGCGAGATTGCGATCAGAAGTTCAGGAAAGCCTAAAGACATCGATCGGAACGCAATCGGGAAACTTCATCGATCTGCTTTTCGACGCCACCCATGAGCCTGACGCCATAGGATCGATTCTCTCTGAGTCAATGGGATGGCTAGAAGGGCTTGATGAGGACACTCGTTCTCTTTGTCTGGCCGCGCGGCACCCTGATACTCCAAGGCAGATCGCGGAGAACCTATTGAATGGTGGAGACCCGCTCCTCTGGGTACATCTTCAATCAGTAGTCAAATCTGGCATCATCCCGGATGATGCTCGAACGGATATCCGCATCCTCCTGCAGACGGTTGACCTGGCAGCCCTGTACGCAACCAATCCGAATGTGGCTCCGTTAGCCTTAGCGTTTGCCGCGACCCATGCCAGAGAGCTAGGGCAAGATGTGGTTGAAAAGGTCAGACGAGAACTTCTTCAAGTGATCGAGGACTCGAAACGTGACGCAGACCTCGCTCGTGCGATGAAAGTGGACGACATGGTGCTCTCTGCCGCTCTCTATCTTTATCGGGGAGCCGATCTTGGTGAAAGTCCCTTCCGTTCGATCGGAGAGCTCTGGCTAGAGCTGGTGCAGGCGTCGCCAAGATGCGCAGAACTGTGTAGAGGTATGGCTGATCGCCTCATAGAGGCTCTGCCCAATGCCGACTCTCGCCATCTTTGGAAGCTTCAGGTTTATCTGCGATCCATCAAGACGGATCCAGAGATCAATTTAGGCACAGACTTAGCGTTGCCCAGTTCTTCGCGAGACTAG
- a CDS encoding CBASS oligonucleotide cyclase encodes MRTTDQAFDKFRQNLELGPTESADAQKRHKDVRECIRKGFDVANDVLSGSYRRHTKTKPLKDVDVFFILGQKERWRRSKPPIDMLTAFDECLKKEFTDEGQTEIGRRAVTVVFEKNYYPDDHHGKVLSIDAVPAFEIETDVFEIPDKVTGTWIKTNPKKHQAQATAKNKEIDGYWVPLVKMIKGWNRANGKPIKPSFLIEVIAEELVESPFSTYANEVRNFFAAMEANIGREWPDPAGLGPLVSDQMTPKMITAAKTALQEAQRKAALACRAERTGRQGEALKIWREILGPYFPLT; translated from the coding sequence ATGCGCACAACGGATCAGGCATTCGATAAGTTTCGGCAGAATCTGGAACTCGGCCCAACGGAAAGCGCAGACGCGCAGAAGCGGCACAAGGATGTGCGCGAATGCATCCGCAAGGGCTTTGATGTCGCCAACGACGTTCTCTCGGGTTCTTACCGCCGCCATACAAAAACCAAGCCCCTCAAGGACGTCGATGTCTTCTTCATCCTCGGGCAGAAAGAGAGATGGCGGCGTAGCAAGCCTCCCATCGACATGCTGACGGCCTTCGACGAATGCCTAAAGAAAGAGTTCACGGACGAAGGACAGACAGAGATCGGCCGACGGGCGGTCACGGTCGTTTTCGAGAAGAACTACTATCCCGACGACCACCACGGGAAAGTGCTGAGCATTGACGCGGTGCCAGCCTTCGAGATCGAGACCGACGTTTTTGAAATCCCCGATAAGGTCACAGGTACCTGGATCAAAACGAATCCCAAGAAACACCAGGCACAGGCAACGGCGAAGAACAAGGAAATCGATGGCTACTGGGTGCCGCTCGTTAAGATGATTAAAGGCTGGAACCGCGCCAACGGCAAGCCAATCAAGCCTTCGTTCCTCATCGAGGTCATTGCAGAGGAGCTGGTCGAGTCGCCGTTTTCTACCTATGCCAACGAGGTGCGGAACTTCTTCGCGGCGATGGAAGCGAACATCGGCCGCGAATGGCCGGACCCGGCTGGTCTTGGTCCGCTTGTTTCGGACCAGATGACGCCGAAGATGATTACGGCTGCAAAGACCGCGCTGCAGGAGGCGCAGCGTAAAGCGGCCTTGGCTTGCAGGGCCGAGCGGACTGGCCGCCAGGGTGAGGCACTGAAGATTTGGAGAGAGATTCTTGGGCCGTATTTTCCTTTGACTTGA
- a CDS encoding TIGR02391 family protein: MHRSMEHTFSQSELEAIASALGDTTEGLTNTEIGHILATLKMADPSPNMTKWKRLHNAFVERQNFSQNRRAILEFIRQSMKPERYVKAPERFERIRTNLNRAIAFSGLAVDVTGKVIAVARAETLTEAQCRADELRADLTRRGVHADVLRFCNAELVADNYYHAVLEATKSIADKLRGKSGLTDDGAKLVDATLCGSAPRLAINDGITESQRSEQSGFANLIKGTFGMFRNPTAHEARILWSMSKEDAEDLLSLASLIHRRLDAAR; this comes from the coding sequence TTGCATCGAAGCATGGAACATACCTTCTCACAAAGCGAACTTGAGGCCATTGCGTCAGCATTGGGCGACACCACCGAGGGGCTGACGAACACAGAGATCGGCCACATCTTGGCAACTCTCAAAATGGCGGACCCTAGCCCAAACATGACCAAATGGAAACGCTTGCACAATGCGTTCGTCGAACGTCAGAATTTCAGTCAAAATCGGCGCGCCATACTCGAATTCATCCGGCAGTCGATGAAACCCGAACGTTATGTCAAAGCGCCCGAGCGCTTTGAGCGCATAAGGACGAATCTCAATCGCGCCATCGCGTTTTCTGGACTGGCCGTAGATGTAACTGGCAAAGTAATCGCTGTCGCGCGAGCTGAGACTCTGACTGAAGCTCAATGCCGGGCCGACGAATTGCGGGCTGATTTGACACGGCGAGGCGTGCACGCAGATGTGCTGCGTTTCTGCAATGCTGAGCTCGTGGCGGATAACTACTATCACGCAGTATTGGAGGCGACTAAGAGCATTGCGGATAAGCTCCGTGGAAAGTCCGGCCTCACCGACGACGGGGCGAAGCTCGTGGATGCTACCTTGTGCGGCTCTGCCCCTCGACTGGCCATCAATGATGGCATCACAGAGAGCCAACGAAGCGAGCAATCCGGCTTTGCCAATCTCATCAAAGGCACGTTTGGCATGTTCAGAAACCCAACCGCGCATGAGGCTCGCATCTTGTGGTCTATGAGTAAAGAAGACGCGGAAGATCTTCTTTCCTTGGCCTCTTTGATTCACAGGCGGTTGGACGCTGCACGTTGA
- a CDS encoding AAA family ATPase: MSNLEGIARHFNLPHAEFDPAWDSIMLAKGTRERLLAQSLLSFTVRQKLPFEAAPMHGLILLTGAPGTGKTTLARGLANQVAKHLKGTKCKYVEVDPHALMSSAHGRSQQAVAKLFEHTIPEMAMDGAAIVLLDEVETLAVSRHQLSLDANPIDVHRATDAALAGLDRLTREHRNVLLIATTNFPKALDSAVLSRADHIEEIGLPNLLARREIIADTLKAIGKVWTKVSDLEAQADRLAKVADGLDGRRIRKEIFSAIGSDIETAKDPNRLTVTQIEAAFKHSLKLQKEMAA, translated from the coding sequence ATGAGCAACCTCGAAGGCATAGCGCGTCATTTCAACCTCCCTCACGCCGAATTCGATCCGGCCTGGGACTCGATCATGCTGGCCAAAGGTACGCGGGAACGCTTGCTTGCGCAATCGTTGCTTTCCTTCACCGTTCGGCAGAAGCTGCCCTTCGAGGCGGCACCGATGCATGGGCTGATCCTGCTCACCGGCGCGCCCGGCACTGGCAAGACGACGTTGGCGCGGGGCCTTGCCAATCAGGTTGCCAAGCACCTTAAAGGCACGAAGTGCAAGTATGTCGAGGTCGACCCCCACGCCCTGATGAGTTCGGCGCACGGGCGCAGCCAACAGGCGGTAGCGAAACTGTTCGAGCATACGATCCCCGAGATGGCGATGGACGGCGCAGCAATTGTACTGCTCGATGAGGTGGAGACGCTTGCCGTCTCCCGGCATCAGCTCAGCCTCGATGCAAACCCCATAGATGTCCACCGGGCAACCGATGCGGCGCTTGCGGGCCTGGACAGGCTGACGAGGGAGCACCGCAATGTTCTGCTCATCGCCACCACGAATTTCCCGAAGGCGCTCGACAGCGCGGTTCTTTCGCGAGCCGACCATATCGAGGAGATCGGGCTGCCAAACTTGTTGGCGCGGCGCGAGATCATCGCCGATACTCTCAAGGCAATTGGCAAGGTGTGGACGAAAGTATCGGATCTCGAAGCGCAGGCAGATCGCCTCGCGAAAGTCGCTGATGGCCTTGATGGTCGCCGTATTCGTAAGGAGATTTTCTCGGCGATCGGCTCGGACATCGAGACCGCAAAAGATCCCAACCGGCTGACGGTGACGCAGATCGAGGCTGCTTTCAAGCACTCGCTGAAACTGCAGAAGGAGATGGCGGCATGA
- a CDS encoding helix-turn-helix domain-containing protein codes for MIADRVRLARAKAGLSLRDLASEMNDKVTAQAIGKYERGEDIPSSGVLMALSKALGVSLSYLLDTQGIELSGVEFRTKANTTSKDRAHVETAVLEWIERYLQVEMILDLDSAEWHCPVPCPVKLTDIDEAEKLAKDARDKWQLGSDPIPNMTELLEEKGLKVLTAELPDRVSGFTCMVGRGEGKQGLPVIVVNNAFSLERRRLTLAHELAHRLIDTNSLNDKDEEKAATLFAGAFLMPREHLLREVGKHRNALGYKEIIDLKRIYRVSGMALLMRLKQIDVISESTLVYAFQSIARGWRTQEPEELEKTGERGQRERARRFERLCYRALAEKLISLPKAAELLRLPASEVEVGLKGPQNADAHSN; via the coding sequence ATGATTGCTGATCGCGTCAGACTTGCCCGAGCAAAGGCGGGCTTATCTTTACGGGATCTCGCCTCGGAAATGAACGATAAGGTAACCGCCCAGGCCATCGGAAAATATGAGCGCGGAGAGGATATTCCCAGCTCCGGCGTGCTCATGGCGCTCTCCAAGGCGCTTGGTGTGTCGCTCAGCTACCTGCTTGATACGCAGGGCATCGAACTCTCCGGCGTTGAATTCAGAACGAAGGCGAACACCACCTCCAAAGACCGCGCGCATGTGGAAACGGCGGTCTTGGAATGGATAGAACGCTATCTGCAGGTTGAGATGATCCTCGACCTAGACAGCGCCGAATGGCACTGCCCCGTGCCTTGTCCCGTGAAGCTGACCGACATCGACGAAGCGGAGAAGCTTGCCAAGGATGCCCGCGACAAGTGGCAGCTCGGCAGTGATCCCATCCCCAACATGACGGAGTTGCTGGAAGAGAAGGGGCTCAAAGTGCTCACGGCAGAGCTACCTGACCGCGTATCCGGCTTCACCTGCATGGTCGGTCGCGGCGAGGGGAAACAGGGCCTGCCGGTCATTGTCGTTAACAATGCGTTCTCACTTGAACGTCGAAGGCTGACTCTTGCGCACGAACTCGCACATCGTCTGATTGACACCAACAGCCTGAACGACAAAGACGAAGAGAAGGCAGCGACGCTTTTTGCGGGAGCCTTCCTCATGCCGCGCGAACATCTCCTCAGGGAAGTAGGCAAGCACCGTAACGCCCTTGGCTATAAGGAGATCATTGACCTCAAACGCATCTACCGGGTCAGCGGAATGGCCCTCCTCATGCGCCTGAAGCAAATCGACGTCATCAGTGAGTCGACGCTTGTCTATGCATTTCAGTCCATCGCCCGAGGCTGGCGCACCCAGGAACCAGAGGAGCTTGAAAAAACTGGTGAGCGTGGTCAGCGGGAACGAGCACGGCGCTTTGAACGCCTTTGCTACCGCGCTCTCGCGGAGAAACTCATTTCGTTGCCGAAAGCTGCCGAACTCCTCCGGTTGCCTGCCTCGGAAGTTGAGGTAGGGCTGAAGGGACCGCAGAACGCCGATGCGCATAGTAATTAG